Proteins encoded by one window of Sediminicoccus rosea:
- a CDS encoding Bug family tripartite tricarboxylate transporter substrate binding protein, whose protein sequence is MQHLLPRRSLAALLATPAVAHAQAPGWPNRPIRLIAPFPPGGGVDLTARLLAEPLGRAVGQTVVVENRGGAGGVIGVEAMSRAAPDGYTLSLTGAGTITAGPHLRRLPYDALGLGHITRLVRMPFILAVRTDLPAANLTEFLALARRGGLRYASGGPGTSQHLAGELFNQLAGVSIEHVPYRGTGPALNDLAARVVDAYYGDPATLGLIQGGQARAIAVTSPERWPLLPNTPAAIEAVPGYVAENWYGLAAPAGTPDALLDAINAQVLRVMAEPDTKRRFDEAGLHPATLPRAEYLAFLRADSEVWGRVVRTGNIRIGD, encoded by the coding sequence CTGGCCGCGCTGCTCGCGACCCCTGCCGTCGCGCACGCCCAGGCGCCCGGCTGGCCCAACCGCCCGATCCGGCTCATCGCGCCCTTCCCGCCGGGCGGTGGCGTGGACCTCACCGCGCGCTTGCTGGCCGAACCGCTGGGCCGCGCCGTGGGGCAGACCGTGGTGGTCGAGAATCGCGGCGGGGCGGGCGGCGTGATCGGCGTCGAGGCCATGTCGCGCGCCGCGCCCGATGGCTACACCCTCTCCCTCACCGGGGCCGGCACCATCACCGCCGGGCCGCATCTGCGCCGCCTGCCCTATGATGCGCTGGGGCTCGGGCACATCACGCGGCTGGTGCGGATGCCCTTCATCCTCGCCGTCCGCACCGACCTGCCGGCGGCGAACCTCACGGAGTTCCTGGCCCTCGCCCGGCGCGGCGGGCTGCGCTACGCGAGCGGCGGCCCGGGCACCAGCCAGCATCTGGCGGGCGAGCTGTTCAACCAGCTGGCCGGTGTCTCCATCGAGCATGTGCCCTATCGCGGCACCGGCCCCGCGCTGAACGACCTCGCGGCCCGCGTGGTGGATGCCTATTACGGCGATCCCGCGACGCTCGGCCTCATCCAGGGCGGGCAGGCGCGCGCCATCGCCGTCACCTCGCCCGAGCGCTGGCCGCTGCTGCCCAACACGCCCGCCGCGATCGAGGCCGTGCCCGGCTACGTCGCCGAGAACTGGTATGGCCTGGCCGCGCCCGCCGGCACGCCCGACGCGCTGCTGGACGCGATCAACGCGCAGGTGCTGCGCGTGATGGCCGAGCCCGACACGAAGCGCCGCTTCGACGAGGCCGGGCTGCATCCCGCGACGCTGCCGCGCGCCGAATATCTCGCCTTCCTGCGCGCCGACAGCGAGGTCTGGGGGCGGGTGGTGCGCACCGGGAACATCAGGATCGGAGACTAG
- a CDS encoding hydantoinase B/oxoprolinase family protein, with translation MNDIRLQVMWNRLLSVVEEQARTLVRTAFSTSAREAGDISAGVFDVEGRMLAQAVTGTPGHVNSMARSVKHFLAAIPAESMREGDHYITNDPWQGTGHLYDVVVTSPAFHQGKLVGLFSCTVHVVDIGGIGLSPDGRQVFHEGLRIPIMPLARQGVVDPWLVKLIRANVREPVQVEGDLYALMACNETGERRLSAMLAENGLDDLEVLGAHIIARSEAAMRAEIAKLPKGSWKSHMRIDGMEAPIDLHATLTIAEDHIAVDYAGTSAQSGYGINCPLCYTDAYTAFGIRCIIGPEIPNNAGTLDLIRVTAPEGSILNALSPAAVNARSTMGHMLPDVVFGALDQALPGRVPAEGTSNLWNLKLGAGQGLTGMTQRPFMVTMFHSGGAGARPAQDGLSATPYPSGVKNVPVEVTETVAPIVVWRKDLRDGSGGAGRYRGGDGQVMEVAHRHGEAFGIFATFERVHHPARGRHGGADGARGVVRLASGATLKAKGFQVIPAGDRLIVEMPGGGGMHPPETE, from the coding sequence ATGAACGACATCCGTTTGCAGGTGATGTGGAACCGCCTGCTCTCCGTGGTGGAGGAGCAGGCCCGCACCCTGGTCCGCACCGCCTTCTCCACCAGCGCGCGCGAGGCGGGGGACATCTCGGCCGGCGTCTTCGACGTGGAGGGCCGCATGCTGGCCCAGGCGGTCACGGGCACGCCGGGCCATGTGAACTCCATGGCACGCAGCGTGAAGCACTTCCTCGCCGCCATTCCCGCCGAGAGCATGCGCGAGGGCGACCACTACATCACCAATGATCCCTGGCAGGGCACCGGGCACCTCTACGACGTGGTCGTGACCTCGCCCGCCTTTCACCAGGGCAAGCTGGTCGGCCTGTTTTCCTGCACGGTGCATGTGGTGGATATCGGCGGCATCGGCCTCTCGCCTGATGGGCGCCAGGTGTTCCACGAAGGGCTGCGGATTCCCATCATGCCGCTGGCGCGCCAGGGCGTGGTGGACCCGTGGCTGGTGAAGCTGATCCGCGCGAATGTGCGCGAGCCGGTGCAGGTGGAGGGCGACCTCTACGCGCTGATGGCCTGCAACGAGACGGGCGAGCGCCGCCTCTCCGCCATGCTGGCCGAGAACGGCCTGGACGACCTGGAGGTGCTCGGCGCGCACATCATCGCGCGCTCCGAGGCGGCGATGCGGGCGGAGATCGCGAAGCTGCCGAAGGGCAGCTGGAAGAGCCACATGCGGATCGACGGCATGGAGGCGCCGATCGATCTCCACGCCACCCTCACCATTGCCGAGGATCACATCGCGGTGGACTACGCCGGCACCTCGGCGCAGAGCGGCTACGGCATCAACTGCCCGCTCTGCTATACCGACGCCTACACCGCCTTCGGCATCCGCTGCATCATCGGGCCCGAGATCCCGAACAATGCCGGCACGCTGGACCTGATCCGCGTGACGGCGCCGGAGGGCAGCATCCTCAATGCGCTCTCGCCCGCCGCGGTGAATGCGCGCAGCACCATGGGGCACATGCTGCCGGACGTGGTCTTCGGCGCGCTGGACCAGGCGCTGCCGGGCCGCGTGCCGGCCGAAGGCACGTCGAACCTCTGGAACCTCAAGCTCGGCGCCGGACAGGGGCTGACGGGCATGACGCAGCGCCCCTTCATGGTGACGATGTTCCATTCGGGCGGTGCCGGCGCGCGCCCCGCACAGGATGGGCTCTCCGCGACACCCTACCCCTCGGGCGTGAAGAACGTGCCGGTGGAGGTGACCGAGACGGTGGCCCCCATCGTCGTCTGGCGGAAGGATCTGCGCGACGGCTCGGGCGGCGCGGGACGGTACCGCGGCGGCGACGGGCAGGTCATGGAGGTGGCGCATCGCCATGGCGAGGCGTTTGGCATCTTCGCGACCTTCGAACGCGTGCATCACCCGGCGCGTGGCCGCCATGGCGGCGCGGATGGGGCGCGCGGGGTCGTCCGGCTGGCATCTGGTGCCACGCTCAAGGCCAAGGGATTCCAGGTGATTCCAGCTGGCGACCGGCTTATCGTCGAAATGCCGGGCGGCGGCGGCATGCACCCGCCCGAGACGGAGTGA
- a CDS encoding hydantoinase/oxoprolinase family protein, giving the protein MGHRLAVDIGGTFTDLVLETPGRTHSHKLLTTPDAPERAVLEGARLLLASAGVAPGALSLVLHGTTLATNALIERKGARTALLTTQGFRDSVEIAYEHRFAQYDLTMERPAPLAPRALRYTVPERIAADGGVLLPLDEAALEGVAEQARADGVTALAICFLHSFTNDAHERRAAEVLSALLPGVSLSLSCEVCPEVREYDRASTTLANAYVRPLMDGYLARLEDGLRAQGIAAPVLMMMSSGGLCTVGAARRFPVRLVESGPAGGAILARHVAAQNGLTRVLAFDMGGTTAKLTLIDDGRFHMARSFEVARAYRFVQGSGLPIRIPVIELVEIGAGGGSIARRDVLGRIQVGPDSAGSAPGPACYGLGGTAPTVTDADLLLGRLDPAMFAGGSIPLDEDAARDAFAPLGADAPVGVAEIVDETMASAARVHAVENGEDTAGRTMIAFGGAAPLHAARLAQKLGITRVLVPRGAGVGSAHGFLQAPIGFEVVRTRYTRLDALDEAALEAMFAEMRREAEAVVLQAAPREGLVEARTAFMRYRGQGHEIAVPITAGIGAAALQEAFTAAYRGIFGRAIPGLQPEVMTWALALSHPVPPPTRLAEITGRDAPAAAQHRALVDPATGLTAPAAIQVRDALKPGARVPGPALIIEDETTTVVPAGWSATINAAEQIVLEHSP; this is encoded by the coding sequence ATGGGCCATCGCCTCGCCGTGGATATCGGCGGGACCTTCACCGATCTCGTCCTTGAAACCCCCGGGCGCACGCATTCGCACAAGCTGCTCACCACGCCCGATGCGCCGGAGCGCGCAGTGCTGGAGGGGGCGCGCCTGCTGCTGGCATCGGCCGGCGTGGCGCCTGGCGCGCTCAGCCTCGTGCTGCACGGCACGACGCTCGCCACCAATGCGCTGATCGAGCGCAAGGGGGCACGCACCGCGCTGCTCACCACGCAGGGTTTCCGCGACAGCGTCGAGATCGCCTATGAGCACCGCTTCGCGCAATACGACCTGACGATGGAGCGCCCCGCCCCGCTCGCCCCGCGCGCGCTGCGCTACACCGTGCCCGAGCGCATCGCGGCCGATGGCGGCGTGCTGCTGCCGCTGGACGAGGCGGCGCTGGAGGGCGTGGCGGAACAGGCGCGCGCCGATGGCGTGACCGCGCTCGCCATCTGCTTCCTGCACAGCTTCACCAATGACGCGCATGAGCGCCGCGCGGCGGAGGTCCTTTCCGCGCTGCTGCCCGGCGTCTCGCTCTCGCTCTCCTGCGAGGTCTGCCCCGAGGTGCGCGAATATGACCGCGCCAGCACCACCCTCGCGAATGCTTATGTGCGCCCGCTGATGGATGGCTACCTGGCGCGGCTGGAAGACGGGCTGCGCGCGCAGGGCATCGCGGCGCCGGTGCTGATGATGATGTCCTCCGGCGGGCTCTGCACCGTGGGTGCGGCGCGGCGCTTCCCGGTGCGCCTGGTCGAGAGCGGGCCGGCGGGCGGCGCCATCCTCGCGCGGCATGTGGCGGCGCAGAACGGCCTCACGCGCGTGCTGGCCTTCGACATGGGCGGGACCACGGCGAAGCTGACGCTGATCGACGATGGCCGCTTCCACATGGCCCGTAGCTTCGAGGTGGCGCGCGCCTATCGCTTCGTGCAGGGCAGCGGATTGCCCATCCGCATCCCGGTGATCGAGCTGGTGGAGATCGGCGCGGGCGGCGGCTCCATCGCGCGGCGCGACGTGCTGGGCCGCATCCAGGTCGGGCCGGACAGCGCCGGCAGCGCGCCAGGCCCGGCCTGCTACGGCCTGGGCGGCACCGCGCCGACGGTGACCGATGCCGACCTCCTGCTGGGCCGGCTGGACCCCGCCATGTTCGCGGGCGGCAGCATCCCGCTGGATGAGGATGCCGCGCGTGACGCGTTCGCGCCGCTGGGCGCCGATGCGCCGGTGGGCGTGGCGGAGATCGTGGACGAGACCATGGCAAGCGCGGCGCGGGTGCATGCCGTCGAGAATGGCGAGGACACGGCCGGGCGCACCATGATCGCCTTTGGCGGCGCCGCCCCGCTGCATGCCGCGCGCCTCGCGCAGAAGCTCGGCATCACGCGCGTGCTGGTGCCGCGCGGCGCGGGGGTGGGCTCCGCGCATGGCTTCCTCCAGGCGCCGATCGGCTTCGAGGTGGTGCGCACGCGCTACACGCGGCTCGATGCGCTGGACGAGGCGGCGCTGGAGGCGATGTTCGCCGAGATGCGGCGCGAGGCGGAGGCGGTGGTGTTGCAGGCCGCCCCGCGCGAGGGCCTGGTGGAAGCCCGCACCGCCTTCATGCGCTACCGCGGCCAGGGGCATGAGATCGCGGTGCCGATCACGGCCGGCATCGGCGCGGCGGCGTTGCAGGAGGCCTTCACCGCCGCCTATCGCGGCATCTTCGGCCGCGCCATCCCGGGCCTGCAACCCGAGGTGATGACCTGGGCGCTGGCGCTCTCGCACCCGGTCCCGCCACCGACGCGCCTCGCCGAAATCACCGGGCGGGATGCGCCAGCGGCGGCGCAGCACCGCGCCCTGGTGGACCCGGCGACGGGCCTCACCGCGCCCGCCGCCATCCAGGTGCGTGACGCGCTGAAGCCCGGCGCCCGCGTGCCGGGCCCCGCCCTCATCATCGAGGATGAGACGACAACCGTGGTGCCCGCCGGCTGGTCCGCCACCATCAACGCGGCCGAGCAGATCGTGCTGGAGCACAGCCCATGA